In the Alkaliphilus oremlandii OhILAs genome, one interval contains:
- a CDS encoding DNA topoisomerase III: MNKKLVLAEKPSVGRDLARVLNCNKKGNGYLEGQEYIVTWALGHLVTLADPENYSDRYKSWKIEDLPILPSDLKLVVIKKTGKQFQTIKEQMHRKDVNEIIIATDAGREGELVARWIIEKAKVQKPIQRLWISSVTDNAIKDGFKKLKNGKDYEKLYQSAVARAEVDWIVGINATRALTCKYNAQLSCGRVQTPTLAIIAQREAEIQNFKSRTFYGMEAMSPHLKLTWQDRKTKDIRSFEKEKITSILNAIKNKDGYVMDVEKKYKKSYAPKLYDLTELQRDANRIFGYSAKETLGIMQQLYENYKILTYPRTDSRYITSDIVPTLKDRIKACGVGPYKLAANKVLQGSIKGNSSFVDDGKVSDHHAIIPTEQFVQLSSLSDKERKVYDLVVKRFLAVLYPPFEYEETFIRAKIGEEVFIAKGKNVIHQGWKEVYGNMDEDESGNEDISEQLLPRVNKGDVLKISSITQTTGQTKPPAPFNEGTLLSAMENPVKYMKDAHKDLIKTIGETGGLGTVATRADIIEKLFSTFLIEKRGNDIWITSKGKQLLELVPEDLKSPALTADWEQKLGAISKGDLHRDHFVKEMKAYTKTVVDEIKNSDETFKHDNLTRNKCPECGKYMLEVKGKRGKMLVCQSRECGYRKGVTQNTNARCPNCHKKLELRGEGEGQIFVCSCGHREKLATFKERKKQEGSKVSKKEVVKYMNQQKKENDGFANTALADALSKLKF, encoded by the coding sequence ATGAATAAAAAGTTAGTGTTAGCAGAGAAGCCTTCCGTGGGAAGGGATTTGGCTAGAGTTTTAAATTGCAATAAAAAAGGCAACGGATATTTGGAGGGACAGGAATACATCGTAACTTGGGCCTTGGGCCATCTTGTAACCTTAGCAGATCCAGAGAACTATAGCGATCGATATAAGTCTTGGAAAATAGAAGACTTGCCTATTTTACCATCGGATTTAAAGCTTGTGGTTATAAAAAAGACGGGGAAGCAGTTTCAGACCATCAAGGAACAGATGCATAGAAAAGATGTGAATGAAATTATCATTGCTACAGATGCAGGTCGTGAAGGGGAGCTTGTTGCCAGATGGATCATTGAAAAAGCTAAGGTTCAAAAACCCATTCAACGTCTTTGGATCTCTTCTGTCACAGATAATGCCATTAAAGATGGCTTTAAGAAATTAAAAAACGGTAAGGATTACGAAAAACTGTACCAATCTGCTGTGGCAAGAGCAGAGGTGGATTGGATTGTTGGCATCAATGCCACCCGTGCCCTAACCTGCAAATATAATGCACAGCTTTCCTGTGGAAGAGTACAGACACCGACGCTTGCCATCATTGCACAGAGAGAGGCAGAAATACAAAATTTTAAGTCAAGAACTTTTTATGGAATGGAGGCCATGAGTCCCCATTTAAAATTGACCTGGCAGGATCGTAAAACAAAGGATATTAGAAGCTTCGAGAAGGAAAAAATCACCAGTATATTAAATGCGATAAAAAACAAAGACGGATATGTTATGGATGTAGAGAAAAAATATAAAAAAAGTTATGCACCGAAGTTGTATGATTTAACAGAATTGCAGAGAGATGCCAATAGAATATTCGGATACTCTGCAAAAGAGACTCTTGGGATTATGCAACAGCTGTATGAGAACTATAAAATCTTAACCTATCCAAGAACAGACTCCAGATATATTACTTCGGACATTGTACCAACGTTAAAAGACCGAATCAAGGCATGTGGTGTCGGTCCATATAAATTAGCGGCAAATAAGGTGCTACAAGGTTCAATCAAAGGGAATTCTTCGTTTGTTGATGATGGAAAGGTTTCAGACCATCATGCGATTATTCCAACGGAGCAATTTGTTCAGTTAAGCAGTTTAAGTGATAAAGAGAGAAAAGTATACGATCTCGTTGTAAAACGATTTTTAGCAGTATTGTATCCTCCCTTTGAATACGAAGAAACCTTTATTAGGGCTAAAATCGGAGAAGAAGTGTTTATAGCAAAGGGTAAAAATGTGATTCACCAAGGTTGGAAAGAAGTCTATGGCAATATGGATGAGGACGAAAGTGGCAATGAGGACATTTCAGAGCAATTACTGCCTCGTGTAAATAAGGGGGATGTTTTAAAGATCAGCTCCATTACACAAACCACAGGGCAGACCAAACCACCAGCGCCATTTAATGAAGGAACTTTACTTTCTGCCATGGAAAACCCAGTAAAATATATGAAGGATGCCCATAAGGATTTAATCAAGACCATAGGTGAAACAGGAGGATTAGGAACTGTAGCCACTAGAGCGGATATTATTGAGAAACTATTCAGCACATTTTTAATCGAAAAAAGAGGAAACGATATATGGATCACCTCAAAAGGAAAGCAGCTCTTAGAATTAGTACCGGAAGATTTGAAGTCACCGGCATTAACTGCAGATTGGGAGCAAAAACTAGGGGCCATTTCAAAGGGTGATCTCCATCGGGATCATTTTGTGAAAGAAATGAAAGCCTATACCAAAACAGTGGTGGATGAGATCAAAAATAGTGATGAAACATTTAAACATGATAATCTGACGAGAAATAAATGTCCTGAGTGCGGAAAGTATATGCTTGAGGTAAAGGGTAAAAGAGGAAAAATGTTGGTTTGCCAAAGTAGAGAATGTGGATATAGAAAAGGTGTTACGCAAAATACCAATGCAAGATGTCCGAATTGTCATAAGAAGTTAGAACTTCGGGGTGAAGGAGAAGGTCAAATTTTTGTATGTTCCTGTGGCCATAGGGAAAAATTAGCTACTTTCAAGGAACGAAAAAAACAAGAGGGCAGTAAGGTATCTAAAAAAGAAGTGGTAAAATACATGAATCAACAGAAAAAAGAAAATGATGGGTTTGCTAATACAGCCCTTGCAGATGCTCTTTCTAAACTTAAATTTTAA
- a CDS encoding MarR family winged helix-turn-helix transcriptional regulator, translated as MGYIADNSSKIICDAFSERVMKLGVTRVQWIALYYLGREESISQKELAERMNVKESSIARLLDRMERDGLVERIKNESDKRITNLRLTDRGKEYRIKLLPEGEKFEQLLYKGISDEEMQVFTTVLSKMINNIKEIDEEECIHEL; from the coding sequence GTGGGATATATAGCGGATAATTCTAGTAAGATTATCTGTGATGCCTTCAGTGAGAGGGTAATGAAATTAGGTGTAACAAGAGTTCAATGGATTGCCTTATATTATTTAGGTAGAGAGGAATCAATCAGTCAGAAAGAACTGGCTGAAAGAATGAATGTTAAAGAATCCTCAATCGCTCGTCTTTTAGACCGTATGGAAAGAGATGGGCTCGTAGAAAGAATTAAAAATGAAAGTGATAAAAGAATTACAAACTTAAGACTTACAGACCGAGGAAAAGAATACAGAATTAAACTACTACCAGAAGGTGAAAAATTCGAACAATTATTATATAAAGGGATATCCGATGAAGAAATGCAAGTTTTTACAACTGTTTTATCTAAAATGATCAATAATATAAAAGAAATTGATGAAGAAGAATGCATACATGAATTATAA
- a CDS encoding carboxymuconolactone decarboxylase family protein, whose translation MAKDVRQMLQDFTGGLEALSSSNGAQVEAFMNLLGAAYEPDALDLKMKELISIGVAIYNRCEYCIVFHTYNALQAGATRKEIIEAAMVAVAFGGGPSMAYSVTLLKDSLDEFEKDFK comes from the coding sequence ATGGCAAAAGACGTAAGACAAATGTTACAAGATTTTACTGGAGGATTAGAGGCATTATCCAGTAGCAATGGTGCTCAGGTTGAAGCGTTTATGAATTTATTAGGAGCTGCCTACGAACCAGATGCTTTAGATTTAAAAATGAAAGAATTAATTAGCATTGGGGTTGCTATTTACAACCGTTGTGAGTATTGTATTGTTTTCCATACTTACAATGCACTACAAGCCGGTGCTACAAGAAAAGAAATCATTGAGGCAGCAATGGTAGCTGTAGCTTTTGGTGGGGGACCATCTATGGCTTATAGTGTTACATTGTTAAAAGATTCTCTTGACGAGTTTGAAAAAGATTTTAAATAG
- the lpdA gene encoding dihydrolipoyl dehydrogenase → MIVEVKLEKLSGHNKSGVIGSIHKKSGDIVKVGEEIFDIEAKKGNITITSDVEGEIVEIKVKEGDPVSIGDVLLMVEGEKADSKGEANKKQGFNYMANFLKPQKESMDSDIVIIGGGPGGYVAAIEGAKQGAKVILIEKEELGGTCLNRGCIPTKALVRSSEVYELVKNSAEYGVFNSSSSYDFSKIIARKNDIVNELVGGIDYLLSKNNVTVLKGSGEILDKNTVFVKEKNKEITINTNNIIIATGSKAFVPPIKGAASKNIVTSKEMLNLSELPQKIIIVGGGVIGMEFAFICNALDTDVSVVEFAEDILVALDEDVRTEIREIAIEKGIKIYTSSKVEEIIDTEEGQSIVVFDKNGTKGYITGDKVLMSVGRVPFYGDIDLEKLGIDLNEKGRGIKVNSKMQTTVDNIYAIGDVTNIIQLAHVASHQGIIAIENILGKDVEANYEVVPSAIFTSPEIASVGIHEKAAMEQGISVKTGKFPFGANGKALTQGERRGFVKIITEEATGVILGGSIIGPHATDLIHEVAVAIQNKLTAEQLINTIHAHPTTAEAVHEALLATTPKGAIHFAE, encoded by the coding sequence GTGATAGTTGAGGTTAAATTAGAAAAATTATCAGGTCACAATAAATCTGGCGTAATTGGTAGCATACACAAAAAAAGTGGAGACATTGTCAAAGTTGGGGAAGAAATATTTGATATAGAGGCTAAAAAGGGAAATATTACGATTACATCCGATGTAGAAGGTGAAATAGTAGAAATTAAAGTAAAGGAAGGCGACCCTGTTTCAATAGGAGATGTATTGCTTATGGTTGAAGGGGAAAAGGCAGACAGTAAAGGAGAAGCCAATAAGAAACAAGGGTTTAACTATATGGCTAATTTTTTAAAACCACAAAAGGAATCCATGGACAGTGATATCGTTATCATAGGTGGAGGACCAGGAGGCTATGTAGCGGCTATTGAGGGGGCTAAGCAAGGGGCCAAAGTAATATTGATAGAAAAAGAGGAGTTAGGAGGTACCTGCCTGAACAGAGGTTGTATTCCTACGAAAGCTTTGGTGCGTTCGTCTGAAGTTTACGAGTTAGTTAAGAACTCTGCGGAGTACGGCGTTTTTAATAGTTCTTCATCTTATGACTTTTCTAAAATAATAGCAAGAAAAAATGATATTGTGAATGAATTAGTTGGTGGAATCGATTATCTTCTATCCAAAAACAATGTAACTGTATTGAAGGGCAGCGGAGAAATACTAGATAAGAATACAGTTTTTGTAAAGGAGAAAAATAAAGAAATCACAATTAATACAAATAATATCATCATTGCTACAGGCTCTAAGGCATTTGTTCCGCCTATAAAAGGTGCAGCATCAAAAAATATAGTAACGAGTAAAGAGATGCTAAATTTAAGTGAGCTTCCTCAAAAAATTATTATTGTTGGTGGCGGCGTAATTGGAATGGAGTTTGCTTTTATCTGTAATGCCCTAGATACGGATGTAAGTGTAGTAGAGTTTGCAGAAGATATTTTAGTTGCTTTAGATGAAGATGTTCGAACAGAAATTAGAGAAATCGCTATAGAAAAAGGAATCAAGATCTATACAAGTTCAAAGGTTGAAGAGATTATCGATACAGAAGAGGGTCAATCCATTGTAGTATTTGATAAGAATGGTACCAAAGGATATATAACAGGAGATAAAGTCCTTATGTCTGTGGGAAGAGTACCATTTTATGGGGATATCGATTTAGAAAAATTAGGAATCGATCTCAATGAAAAAGGAAGAGGAATAAAAGTTAATTCTAAAATGCAAACAACAGTAGACAATATTTATGCCATTGGTGATGTAACAAATATCATTCAGTTAGCTCACGTTGCTTCACACCAAGGGATCATCGCTATTGAGAATATCCTAGGGAAAGATGTAGAAGCTAATTATGAAGTTGTACCAAGTGCAATTTTTACAAGTCCTGAAATTGCATCCGTTGGTATTCATGAAAAGGCTGCAATGGAACAGGGCATATCTGTAAAAACAGGAAAGTTCCCATTTGGAGCGAATGGGAAAGCGCTTACCCAAGGAGAACGAAGAGGTTTTGTAAAAATAATTACAGAAGAGGCTACAGGAGTTATATTGGGTGGATCTATTATAGGTCCTCATGCAACAGATCTGATACATGAAGTGGCTGTTGCCATTCAAAACAAATTAACTGCAGAACAATTGATCAATACCATTCATGCGCATCCTACAACTGCTGAGGCTGTTCATGAAGCTTTATTGGCAACAACCCCAAAGGGAGCAATACATTTTGCGGAATAA
- a CDS encoding tRNA 2-thiocytidine(32) synthetase TtcA, protein MSDIAASGCESLIPLGELKTVEEIERSIITIYRKEIWSKFIKAIKEFNLIEDGDKIGIAISGGKDSLLLAKLFQELKKHGRDNFEVEYIAMDPGYHESIKKLLIDNCNHLNIPVHIFESKIFKVAENIAKEYPCFMCAKMRRGALYQKAQELGCNKLALGHHFNDVVETTMLNLLYTGSFKTMLPKLKATNFENMELIRPLYYVEEESIIDYTESNGIWPLNCACMVAAKKIGNKRHEIKDLVKTLKGTIKNVDKSIFKAGQNVNMDCILGWQKDGENYSYLDFY, encoded by the coding sequence ATGTCAGATATTGCAGCAAGCGGCTGTGAATCTTTAATCCCCTTAGGGGAATTAAAAACAGTGGAAGAAATAGAAAGAAGTATCATTACAATTTATAGAAAAGAGATATGGTCAAAGTTTATTAAAGCGATCAAAGAATTTAATTTAATAGAAGATGGGGATAAAATTGGCATTGCGATTTCTGGAGGAAAGGATAGTTTATTATTAGCCAAGCTTTTTCAAGAGCTTAAAAAGCATGGAAGGGACAATTTTGAGGTAGAATATATAGCGATGGATCCTGGATATCATGAGAGCATCAAAAAGCTTTTAATCGATAACTGTAACCATTTAAATATTCCAGTTCATATTTTTGAATCTAAGATTTTCAAAGTGGCAGAAAATATAGCAAAGGAGTATCCTTGTTTCATGTGTGCGAAGATGCGGAGAGGTGCTTTATATCAGAAGGCTCAAGAGCTTGGTTGCAATAAGCTTGCCTTAGGGCACCACTTTAATGATGTTGTTGAAACCACCATGCTCAATCTTCTATATACTGGAAGTTTCAAGACCATGCTGCCGAAGCTAAAGGCGACAAATTTTGAAAATATGGAATTGATTCGCCCCTTGTACTATGTAGAGGAAGAATCGATTATTGATTATACAGAAAGTAATGGTATTTGGCCATTGAATTGTGCTTGCATGGTTGCGGCTAAAAAAATAGGAAACAAACGCCATGAGATTAAAGATTTAGTTAAAACCTTGAAGGGCACCATTAAAAATGTGGATAAATCTATTTTTAAAGCAGGACAGAATGTGAATATGGATTGCATATTGGGATGGCAGAAAGATGGAGAAAATTATTCTTATCTAGATTTTTATTAA
- a CDS encoding DEAD/DEAH box helicase: protein MFRLNEEEIYDRSAEAITYRKGKNYYLDGRVRSLTFYRPKNSFSAIVQGTKKYTVKASFLSNGNIDEASCTCIAHERYWGFCKHIVAVLLTILNKDKAGEFNKVNENQHIHSILNFYRNRKQSDRMPLNMEITLEVVGENYGKLLSGCYISLKVGCDRTYVVRNIKQFIDDIHHNKKIEFGKNFTLDLSIHCFSREDQKIIDLIEEIYEYEKTVEDEFYRQNSQLIFNGKYMKLPERALKRFLNIIEEGNFIWKNRFHAIILGETYGGISILDKDLPFTFALEKNSAHILLKMDHEGAILPITSDGEYFFSNGEICHVSKYQRENLLPFYRLLVKEKTKSIVIKKEMQDSFFAEVYPIVKGIGKVAVERSLEESLYSPALKTEVYFDRVGSKITADINFKYDAIKINPYKENKTEEEHKDKILVRDLEKEKRVLNFFENNNFKIKNTEIYLEDEEDIFNLMYSKFKELQEIADIYYSDSFKSMEIKSPSNFKGGIRLNAEEDLLEINFEIDGVDEEEIVALLKSLRQRKKYYRLKDGSFIPLDMDALNNVDRMMLELDLEEEHLRNKMIAIPKYRALYLDELLKDRNLRFIKKNKDFKKFIEDIKEYEDIDYELPRNLNGDLRDYQKLGFKWIKTLSHYGLGGILADDMGLGKTFQMLAYIAAEKAQNKDGTALIVAPTSLVYNWMAESEKFTPTLKVGIIAGNKGERETIIEKVNEYDIIITSYPLIRRDIDLYDAISFKWCILDEAQHIKNPSSQNAKSVKMIKASNRFALTGTPIENSLTELWSIFDFIMPGYLLSYGRFQEKYEKKIVKEASKEALKALGKQISPFILRRLKKHVLKELPEKIEHLVLAELSEEQKKIYVGYLKEIQGSLEEEIREYGFERSQIKILAALTRLRQICCHPAMFIENYTGTSGKFELLQEIIENAIEGKHRILLFSQFTSMLSIIREMLESLNISYYYLDGSTPMEERGKLVSDFNKGNSDVFLISLKAGGTGLNLTGADMVIHFDPWWNPAVEEQATDRAYRIGQQNSVHVMKLITKGTIEEKIAKLQERKRELIDAVIKPGETLITKMSQDELMDLFKSE, encoded by the coding sequence ATGTTTCGTTTAAATGAAGAGGAAATTTACGATCGTAGTGCCGAGGCAATCACCTATAGAAAAGGGAAAAACTATTATTTAGATGGTCGAGTAAGGTCATTAACCTTTTATCGACCTAAAAACAGTTTTTCAGCCATCGTGCAGGGAACGAAAAAATATACGGTAAAGGCCAGTTTTTTATCCAACGGAAATATTGACGAAGCCTCCTGTACATGTATTGCCCACGAGCGATATTGGGGGTTCTGTAAGCATATTGTTGCCGTTCTCCTAACCATTTTAAATAAAGATAAAGCTGGTGAATTTAATAAGGTCAATGAGAACCAACATATCCATAGTATTTTAAATTTTTATCGAAATAGGAAGCAGAGTGACCGTATGCCATTGAATATGGAAATCACCCTTGAAGTGGTAGGGGAGAATTACGGTAAGCTACTATCGGGGTGTTATATCAGCTTAAAAGTAGGGTGTGATCGAACCTATGTTGTACGGAATATAAAGCAATTTATAGATGATATCCATCACAATAAAAAAATAGAGTTCGGAAAAAACTTTACATTGGATCTGAGCATTCATTGTTTTAGTCGAGAGGATCAAAAAATTATTGATCTGATAGAAGAAATATATGAATATGAAAAAACTGTGGAGGATGAGTTTTACAGACAAAACTCTCAATTGATTTTTAATGGGAAATATATGAAGCTTCCTGAGAGGGCTTTAAAACGATTTCTAAATATCATAGAAGAAGGTAATTTTATATGGAAAAATCGATTCCATGCAATAATCCTCGGGGAAACCTATGGCGGAATTTCCATATTGGATAAAGACTTGCCTTTTACCTTTGCTCTGGAGAAAAATAGTGCGCATATCCTTTTAAAAATGGACCATGAAGGTGCTATTCTACCGATTACCTCCGATGGTGAATATTTCTTTTCCAATGGAGAAATTTGCCATGTATCCAAATATCAACGAGAGAATTTATTGCCTTTTTATAGACTTTTGGTAAAAGAAAAAACGAAAAGCATTGTCATCAAAAAAGAGATGCAGGACAGTTTTTTTGCTGAAGTGTATCCCATTGTAAAGGGAATTGGAAAAGTAGCGGTAGAAAGAAGTTTGGAGGAATCCCTTTATTCTCCAGCACTAAAAACTGAGGTGTACTTTGATAGGGTAGGTAGTAAAATAACTGCCGACATCAATTTTAAGTACGATGCCATAAAAATTAATCCATATAAAGAAAATAAAACAGAGGAAGAGCATAAGGATAAGATTTTAGTAAGGGATTTAGAGAAAGAGAAAAGGGTATTAAACTTTTTTGAAAATAACAATTTTAAAATTAAGAACACAGAGATTTACTTAGAGGATGAAGAAGATATATTTAATTTAATGTACAGTAAATTCAAAGAGCTACAGGAGATTGCTGATATTTATTATTCTGACTCATTTAAATCAATGGAGATTAAATCGCCTAGTAATTTTAAGGGCGGCATCCGGCTCAATGCAGAGGAGGATCTTCTAGAGATTAATTTTGAAATAGATGGTGTCGACGAGGAAGAAATCGTGGCGCTTTTAAAATCGTTGAGACAGAGAAAAAAATACTATCGTTTAAAAGATGGATCCTTCATTCCCTTAGATATGGATGCTCTCAATAATGTAGATCGAATGATGCTGGAGCTGGATTTGGAAGAAGAGCATCTTAGAAATAAGATGATTGCAATTCCCAAATACAGAGCCCTATACTTAGATGAGTTATTGAAGGATAGAAATTTACGTTTCATCAAAAAAAATAAGGATTTTAAAAAGTTCATTGAAGATATAAAGGAATATGAAGACATTGATTATGAGCTGCCAAGGAATCTCAATGGGGATTTGAGAGACTATCAAAAGCTGGGATTTAAGTGGATTAAAACTTTAAGCCACTACGGATTGGGTGGCATTCTCGCTGATGATATGGGGCTGGGTAAGACTTTTCAGATGCTAGCTTACATTGCAGCGGAAAAGGCTCAGAATAAAGATGGAACGGCATTAATCGTAGCACCAACCTCTCTTGTATATAACTGGATGGCAGAAAGTGAAAAGTTTACACCGACACTGAAGGTTGGCATCATTGCAGGGAATAAGGGAGAGCGAGAAACGATCATCGAAAAAGTAAATGAGTACGATATTATTATTACCTCCTACCCATTAATCAGGAGGGATATTGATCTATACGACGCCATATCTTTTAAATGGTGTATTTTAGATGAAGCACAGCATATTAAAAACCCAAGCTCTCAAAATGCCAAGTCTGTAAAAATGATTAAAGCCAGCAACCGATTTGCTTTAACGGGTACACCTATAGAAAACTCGTTGACAGAACTGTGGTCTATTTTTGACTTTATCATGCCGGGATATCTGCTGTCCTATGGAAGATTTCAAGAAAAATATGAAAAGAAAATCGTGAAAGAGGCCAGCAAAGAAGCTTTAAAAGCTTTAGGCAAGCAAATATCCCCTTTTATACTGAGGCGATTAAAAAAACATGTTTTAAAGGAGCTTCCGGAAAAAATAGAACATTTAGTCCTTGCTGAACTGAGTGAAGAACAGAAAAAAATATATGTCGGATATTTAAAAGAGATTCAGGGATCTCTAGAGGAAGAAATCAGAGAATACGGCTTTGAAAGGAGCCAAATAAAGATTTTAGCGGCACTCACTCGATTGAGACAAATCTGCTGCCATCCAGCCATGTTTATTGAAAACTACACTGGTACCAGTGGAAAGTTTGAGCTTCTGCAAGAGATCATAGAAAATGCCATAGAGGGAAAGCATCGAATCTTATTATTTTCACAGTTCACAAGTATGTTGAGCATCATAAGAGAGATGTTAGAATCTCTCAATATCTCTTATTACTACTTGGATGGCTCCACGCCAATGGAAGAGAGAGGAAAGTTGGTTTCTGATTTTAATAAAGGAAATTCGGATGTATTTTTAATCTCCCTGAAAGCAGGAGGGACTGGATTGAATTTAACGGGAGCAGATATGGTGATTCACTTTGATCCATGGTGGAACCCAGCAGTAGAGGAACAAGCCACGGACAGAGCTTATAGAATCGGACAACAAAATTCTGTTCATGTGATGAAGCTTATAACGAAGGGGACCATCGAAGAAAAAATTGCAAAATTACAGGAGCGAAAAAGAGAACTGATCGATGCTGTAATCAAACCTGGCGAAACATTGATCACGAAAATGAGTCAGGATGAACTGATGGACCTATTTAAAAGTGAATAG
- a CDS encoding thiamine pyrophosphate-dependent enzyme: MSSIEKRVLTGNEAIAVGFYEAGGVVAASYPGSPTVEIIEKLKEYDAVYSEFSTNEKVAVEVAIGASFYGARAMATMKHVGVNIAADPLMTFTLTPTNGGFLLVSGDDPGLASSQNEQDNRVWGKFASMAILDPSDSQEAKDFTKLGLQLSEDFQGPMLLRITSRLCHGRGIVSLAEREEVSPKEFNRDKSKFCMIPPGSREAQFFIKDRLKKLEEYAYDAEINKLEIKEGTDTLIITSGLVYYNIKEINPDASIWKLGMVYPISEKKAKEITSQFKKVIVIEEMTPFIENELKLMGIACKGKEYFDFTGELDIQNIEEGLHKAGIIKEQKEYVKRFVETVARPPLFCTGCPHRPVFDILKKSKAKIVVGDIGCYSLASLFPFEQSNSIISMGASIGMSKGMRKAMSMTKREEPLVAVIGDGTFFHSGIPPFINMMHQQQENENITIIVLDNRTTAMTGGQHNGSSGLYNERDDMKVGIKSLLESIGFDRVKEINQYEYKSTKKLIDEEIAYEGLSIIVVNGPCALRYKLENPHFYVDPEICISCRSCIKTNCPPLKMKKYEGIEKLKSSIDPDMCVGCSICAQVCPVNAIKSSAGLKEGDVIGN, from the coding sequence ATGTCTTCTATTGAGAAGAGAGTTTTAACTGGGAATGAAGCGATTGCAGTTGGATTTTATGAGGCAGGAGGAGTTGTAGCTGCAAGCTACCCAGGATCACCTACGGTAGAGATTATAGAAAAGCTGAAGGAATATGACGCGGTTTATTCAGAGTTTTCAACGAATGAAAAAGTTGCAGTAGAGGTTGCTATTGGCGCATCCTTTTATGGAGCCAGAGCTATGGCAACGATGAAGCACGTAGGTGTGAACATCGCTGCGGATCCATTGATGACATTTACCTTGACGCCGACCAATGGAGGCTTTCTGTTGGTCAGTGGAGACGACCCTGGACTTGCTAGTTCACAAAACGAACAAGACAATAGGGTTTGGGGTAAATTCGCCAGTATGGCAATTCTAGACCCTTCGGATAGCCAAGAAGCAAAGGATTTCACAAAATTGGGACTTCAATTGAGTGAGGACTTCCAAGGACCGATGCTGCTTAGAATCACCAGTAGACTTTGCCATGGCAGAGGCATCGTATCTTTAGCAGAGAGAGAAGAAGTTTCGCCAAAGGAATTTAATCGGGATAAATCAAAGTTCTGTATGATTCCACCAGGCTCTAGAGAGGCACAATTTTTCATAAAGGATCGCCTAAAGAAATTAGAAGAGTATGCCTATGACGCAGAAATAAATAAGCTAGAAATCAAAGAAGGAACCGATACACTGATTATTACTTCTGGCCTAGTTTATTATAATATCAAGGAGATCAATCCGGATGCTAGCATATGGAAGCTGGGTATGGTATATCCAATATCAGAAAAAAAGGCAAAAGAAATAACGAGCCAATTTAAGAAAGTCATCGTTATTGAAGAGATGACACCTTTTATAGAGAATGAGCTGAAACTCATGGGGATTGCCTGTAAAGGAAAGGAGTACTTTGATTTCACAGGAGAGCTGGATATTCAAAACATTGAAGAAGGTTTACATAAAGCGGGTATTATCAAAGAGCAGAAAGAATATGTAAAGCGATTTGTAGAAACCGTGGCAAGGCCACCACTGTTTTGTACAGGATGTCCTCATAGACCAGTATTCGATATCTTGAAAAAATCAAAGGCAAAGATCGTTGTAGGGGATATCGGATGTTATTCTTTAGCTTCCTTATTCCCATTTGAGCAATCGAACTCTATCATCAGTATGGGCGCCAGCATTGGCATGAGCAAGGGTATGAGAAAAGCCATGTCCATGACAAAGAGAGAAGAGCCATTGGTTGCAGTGATTGGAGATGGCACCTTCTTCCACTCTGGAATTCCTCCTTTCATTAACATGATGCATCAACAACAGGAAAATGAGAATATTACCATCATCGTTTTAGACAATCGAACAACAGCCATGACTGGTGGACAGCATAATGGAAGCTCCGGACTATACAATGAGCGAGACGATATGAAGGTTGGGATTAAGAGTCTATTAGAATCTATTGGATTTGACCGAGTAAAAGAGATCAACCAGTATGAATATAAGTCTACAAAAAAATTAATCGATGAAGAAATTGCCTATGAAGGACTATCCATCATTGTTGTAAACGGACCGTGCGCCCTCAGATATAAGCTGGAAAATCCACATTTCTATGTAGACCCAGAGATCTGTATCAGCTGTAGATCCTGTATTAAAACAAACTGTCCACCGCTGAAGATGAAAAAATATGAAGGTATTGAGAAATTGAAATCATCCATAGATCCAGATATGTGTGTTGGATGTAGTATTTGTGCTCAGGTTTGTCCTGTAAATGCAATTAAATCTTCTGCAGGCTTAAAGGAGGGTGATGTCATTGGTAACTAA